Proteins co-encoded in one Anopheles moucheti chromosome X, idAnoMoucSN_F20_07, whole genome shotgun sequence genomic window:
- the LOC128307133 gene encoding integrator complex subunit 6 produces the protein MTIIVFLVDTSASMCQRALVNGVQKTYLDIAKGAVETFLKFRQRSQDCMGDRYMLLTFEDPPNNVKAGWKENHATFMNELKNLQSNGLTSMGEALKNAFDLLNLNRMQSGIDTYGQGRCPFYLEPSVIIVLTDGGKYAFRNGVHQEIILPLHAQMPGTKLTKEPFRWDQRLFSLVLRMPGNRVEERVDGKVPHDDSMIEKMCEVTGGRSYKIKSHYVLNQCIESLVQKVQPGVVIHFDQLISNNGDSSTADLQFQSTKRMIYVPKQHPSQKTFPVGYWPIPEPYWPDPKLTTLPPRDAHPKIKIISPSCDEPQVLRNFPIDKYELEASPLTLQILSKKESNKVWPLIVSTGMQGEMPFGYLKPNSTVPIVHLYVLPYNYQMLLPLINDLFHKFNLNPPNDWVYKFTNYVKTIPQYYCPFLRRALATTPNVPYQLVQYILPENLDSYLCPAVANYLKQMKNTAKLDQENLCLRVLKQLKQPKPAYHQLETAKLSGNQQMKRDIVTHPMLKDTFTKMHMEIANFDSYTIVVPSIIQTAATKNYRNPYDIPRRDLIDEIARMRENFFHLPTSGINVFTKDSGHCLPISDMGNYQEYLKNKETPLRELEPTNVRQHMFGNPYKKDKNMVMVDEADLNDLAPMKASGVPGPHPSSHMKKSIEQNTVTRMSRKRKAGPIRKDYVFKRSALDMASSSSGSLSGDDGNMSELLTDDENSSEFSSGSDIEEDTEGCLVMALDVPEESTEANGISTLQSFPLRENLLDMGSSGGSLETTRSSAESSTASSPSKQSENVGVVGFGSGSITQNPNTPCRMQLMTIACEDAATVSIGEVKLIHCAESLVIDDTHSVDEKEQQRPDETVTLSWKKQTHEEADLMPSVWPEIHVIESDDGAQQQQRQQTPVKKGSLQHPSDRNVSEQSSYDAELIDAAKQDSIEKVESNVRPEEQTVEHTNKVRLDPTDGGVGGKLHIELTEQKDCKIDHSDQSAEDIKPLGMEASPALVPKGLTTEEQLALNVPQRQEGAKVDDYVETNHESAEETSVNEMEQSTKVRIQPDNTVLHSSTLAKESDRDESMSVDYEAELQPTGQDAVRQSPEIKQAHSALQPTEPVKSEPVRDLEHNLGETHIQQQSSAAEEHTSWKPLQQQQLQSHEQRPTSARHPLASQWGHDTNNGMTDVMKASKQQQQPADQRQTPRHQPVSQWGLDAGDMTDVMKISNILKTCHNGGDTDRDKDSNFDDGTAERSPTTNSSTAAQDGTKPARPVGGSGSEPEPVMVLANGLVSTAVNGSDNAVQPTLNWDYNFALYSCVEDEQELEQIEETNLKTRSIVFRDIRRPGRDYTQLLKHLELVQGSRMTQKHFVDMCVHEARRFRRHRMVECIQEWWAQHTGRSIPGGVKRGRSKQEPGGANSFYIYGNSDGLEDEHEHALTPDNLYLVNDTGATVYSSETFRSTTPPGAAYLNNSIGSAYGTTDFSHNNHHFAEVVHVSYPNT, from the coding sequence ATGACGATTATCGTGTTTCTGGTCGACACCTCCGCTTCCATGTGCCAGCGCGCATTGGTGAATGGTGTGCAAAAGACCTACCTAGACATCGCAAAAGGTGCCGTCGAAACGTTCCTCAAGTTTCGTCAACGGTCGCAGGATTGTATGGGCGATCGGTATATGCTGCTTACGTTCGAAGATCCACCGAACAATGTAAAGGCGGGCTGGAAGGAAAATCATGCCACCTTCATGAACGAGCTAAAGAATTTACAGAGCAACGGACTCACGTCAATGGGCGAAGCGTTGAAGAACGCGTTTGATCTGCTAAACCTGAACCGCATGCAATCCGGCATTGATACTTACGGGCAGGGTCGGTGTCCGTTCTATCTGGAACCGTCCGTAATCATCGTGCTAACggatggtggaaaatatgCGTTCCGTAACGGAGTACACCAAGAGATTATACTTCCACTTCACGCCCAGATGCCGGGCACGAAGCTAACAAAGGAACCGTTTCGTTGGGATCAAAGGCTGTTCTCACTCGTGCTGCGTATGCCGGGAAATCGGGTGGAGGAACGTGTGGACGGTAAAGTGCCACACGACGATTCAATGATCGAGAAAATGTGCGAAGTGACGGGTGGTCGGTCATATAAAATAAAGTCGCACTACGTATTGAATCAGTGTATCGAAAGTTTAGTGCAGAAAGTTCAACCCGGCGTGGTGATACATTTCGATCAGTTGATTTCGAACAACGGTGACAGCAGTACGGCCGATTTACAGTTTCAATCGACGAAGCGTATGATCTATGTGCCGAAGCAGCACCCATCGCAGAAAACGTTCCCGGTGGGGTACTGGCCAATCCCGGAACCGTATTGGCCGGATCCGAAGCTAACGACTCTGCCTCCACGCGATGCACATCCGAAGATAAAGATAATTTCGCCCAGCTGCGATGAACCTCAGGTACTTCGGAACTTTCCGATCGATAAGTATGAACTGGAGGCTAGTCCATTAACGCTGCAGATTTTGTCCAAGAAGGAATCGAACAAGGTATGGCCATTGATCGTGTCGACCGGGATGCAGGGTGAGATGCCGTTCGGATATTTGAAACCAAACAGTACCGTACCGATTGTGCATCTTTACGTACTGCCGTACAACTACCAaatgctgctgccgttgatcAATGATCTGTTTCACAAATTTAATCTAAATCCGCCGAACGATTGGGTGTACAAATTTACCAACTATGTCAAAACGATCCCGCAATACTATTGTCCATTTTTGCGCCGTGCACTCGCCACCACACCGAATGTGCCCTACCAGCTGGTGCAGTACATACTGCCAGAAAATTTGGACAGTTACCTCTGTCCGGCAGTTGCCAACTACTTGAAGCAGATGAAAAATACGGCCAAGCTGGATCAGGAAAATCTTTGCCTGCGGGTGTTGAAACAGTTGAAGCAACCGAAACCGGCATACCATCAGTTGGAGACGGCAAAACTCAGCGGCAACCAGCAGATGAAGCGCGATATCGTCACGCATCCAATGCTTAAAGATACGTTCACCAAAATGCACATGGAGATTGCGAACTTTGACAGCTACACGATCGTCGTACCGTCCATAATACAGACGGCGGCGACCAAAAATTACCGCAATCCGTACGACATTCCGCGCCGGGACCTGATCGATGAAATAGCACGGATgagggaaaactttttccatctgCCGACGAGCGGGATCAATGTGTTCACGAAAGATTCCGGCCACTGTTTGCCGATCTCGGACATGGGCAACTATCAGGAGTatttgaaaaacaaagaaacgccACTACGAGAACTCGAACCGACGAATGTCAGGCAGCACATGTTTGGTAATCCGTACAAGAAGGATAAGAACATGGTCATGGTGGACGAGGCGGATCTAAACGATCTAGCACCGATGAAGGCAAGCGGTGTGCCCGGACCGCATCCGAGCAGCCACATGAAAAAGAGCATCGAGCAGAACACGGTGACGCGCATGAGCCGGAAACGAAAAGCGGGCCCAATACGTAAGGATTATGTGTTCAAACGATCTGCGCTGGATATGGCCAGCAGTTCGTCCGGTTCGCTGAGCGGAGATGACGGAAATATGAGTGAACTGCTAACGGATGACGAGAACAGTTCCGAGTTTAGTAGTGGTAGCGACATCGAGGAAGATACCGAAGGATGTTTGGTTATGGCTCTAGACGTACCGGAGGAATCGACCGAAGCGAATGGCATCAGCACGTTGCAAAGTTTCCCACTGCGAGAAAATCTTCTGGATATGGGCAGTTCTGGAGGTTCATTGGAAACTACACGCTCGTCTGCAGAGTCGAGCACCGCGAGCAGTCCGAGCAAGCAATCTGAAAACGTAGGTGTTGTTGGATTTGGTAGCGGATCTATAACACAAAATCCAAATACACCGTGCCGTATGCAGTTGATGACAATTGCTTGTGAGGATGCGGCAACGGTATCGATAGGTGAAGTGAAGTTAATACATTGTGCAGAGTCCCTCGTGATCGATGATACTCATTCCGTCGACGAGAAAGAGCAGCAACGGCCAGATGAAACGGTAACGTTATCTTGGAAAAAGCAAACGCATGAAGAAGCAGATTTAATGCCATCGGTGTGGCCGGAGATACACGTGATAGAGTCAGACGACGGTgctcagcaacaacaacgacagcaaACTCCGGTAAAGAAAGGCTCATTGCAGCATCCTTCGGATAGAAATGTGTCAGAGCAAAGCAGTTATGATGCGGAGCTTATAGATGCAGCAAAGCAGGACAGTATAGAGAAGGTTGAGTCCAACGTACGGCCAGAAGAACAAACTGTGGAACATACCAATAAGGTACGGTTAGATCCAACAgacggtggtgttggtgggaAACTGCACATCGAGCTTACTGAACAAAAGGATTGTAAAATAGACCATTCTGATCAATCAGCAGAAGATATTAAACCACTGGGGATGGAAGCAAGTCCCGCTTTGGTGCCGAAAGGTTTGACAACAGAAGAGCAATTGGCGTTGAATGTTCCACAGCGACAGGAAGGCGCGAAGGTGGATGATTATGTAGAAACGAATCACGAGTCGGCTGAAGAAACAAGTGTAAATGAAAtggagcaaagtacaaaagtaaGGATACAACCGGATAATACCGTATTACACTCGAGTACGTTAGCGAAGGAATCCGACCGAGACGAATCAATGTCTGTAGATTATGAGGCTGAGTTGCAACCAACGGGTCAGGACGCAGTTCGCCAAAGTCCTGAGATAAAGCAAGCGCATTCGGCCTTGCAACCGACGGAGCCTGTAAAGTCTGAACCAGTCCGTGATTTAGAGCATAATTTAGGTGAAACACATATTCAGCAACAATCGTCTGCGGCAGAAGAGCATACATCTTGGAAACctctgcagcaacagcaactacAATCGCACGAACAGCGACCAACGTCAGCACGTCATCCGTTAGCTTCACAGTGGGGCCACGACACCAACAACGGCATGACGGATGTGATGAAGGCgtccaaacagcaacaacaaccggcTGACCAACGGCAAACACCACGTCATCAGCCGGTATCGCAATGGGGGCTCGATGCTGGTGACATGACAGATGTGATGAAGATTTCCAACATCCTGAAAACATGTCACAACGGCGGCGACACCGATCGCGACAAGGATAGCAATTTCGACGACGGTACGGCGGAACGGTCccccaccaccaacagcagtACGGCGGCACAGGACGGCACAAAACCGGCACGCCCGGTGGGAGGTTCTGGAtcggaaccggaaccggtCATGGTGCTGGCGAACGGGCTGGTATCGACGGCCGTGAACGGTAGCGACAATGCGGTACAGCCAACGCTCAATTGGGATTACAACTTTGCCCTTTACTCATGCGTCGAAGATGAACAAGAGCTGGAACAGATTGAGGAGACGAACCTGAAGACGCGCTCGATCGTGTTCCGTGACATACGGCGACCGGGACGCGATTACACCCAGCTACTGAAGCACCTCGAACTCGTACAGGGTAGTCGTATGACGCAAAAGCACTTCGTGGACATGTGCGTGCATGAGGCGCGTCGGTTCCGGCGCCATCGGATGGTTGAGTGCATACAGGAATGGTGGGCGCAGCATACTGGACGGTCCATACCGGGGGGCGTTAAACGGGGACGCTCGAAACAGGAACCCGGTGGTGCGAATTCCTTCTACATCTATGGTAATAGCGACGGCCTGGAAGACGAGCACGAACACGCTCTGACGCCGGACAATCTGTACCTTGTAAACGATACCGGTGCGACGGTTTACAGCAGTGAGACGTTTCGCAGCACGACCCCACCAGGTGCGGCGTATCTGAACAACAGCATCGGTAGCGCATACGGGACCACCGACTTTAGTCACAATAATCATCACTTTGCCGAGGTGGTGCATGTATCGTACCCAAACACGTAG
- the LOC128306970 gene encoding T-complex protein 11-like protein 2 has product MPDNTGRDARMKKEDLPTGEDNRKQIMDMLTKLMKDASLNDENARVIGFVVPATDNEPEKFVQLSDLERSLEDMALVHEIAINDKFKLKSPQPNTLMSTVQKTMRDTYWNMLRAELSQSPPCYTMVIHLLLDIKEAFKALLTGNNDRALQAILLVLDENNIRQLADDHGSALLKDNAQFIIKIMAMACSPARDAEVAALTRETEPLTQLRGIMEVLDNMKLDMANFVLANTRAQFVRYSVEYERKKFGDVQSICKSNFPDTMAWLKRNKPSKMDKPSVEGEEAAGGSSVRQEARTIQLNDVQMPDYYINAYQEFLQPDTTYPIPELLKLDHERMVQLKERALRICTCATVMQLTNTFFCKPANYPQRQDLAAKLAIISTDYPAKTELKELLQHLWLQVRVSIIDQLTKEQQDDATAMLQNNILAIDSKMPVYSLLWRKLMIYLKALVMAEKEENVAFPDTYVDYRPETAQVAGLFKRIVTHNFEVYGNFYQKSMQEC; this is encoded by the exons ATGCCGGATAACACGGG ACGTGATGCTCGCATGAAAAAGGAGGACCTTCCTACCGGGGAGGACAACAGGAAGCAGATCATGGATATGTTGACGAAACTGATGAAAGACGCTAGCCTCAACGATGAAAACGCGCGTGTGATTGGTTTCGTGGTGCCCGCCACGGATAACGAGCCGGAAAAGTTTGTCCAGCTGTCCGATTTGGAACGTTCACTCGAAGACATGGCACTGGTGCACGAAATTGCCATCAACGACAAGTTTAAGTTGAAATCACCGCAACCGAATACGTTGATGTCCACGGTACAGAAAACGATGCGCGATACGTACTGGAATATGTTGCGCGCAGAGCTTTCTCAGAGTCCGCCATGCTACACGATGGTGATCCACCTGCTGCTGGATATAAAAGAAGCATTTAAAGCGCTGCTGACCGGCAACAATGATCGGGCGCTGCAGGCCATTCTGCTCGTGCTGGATGAGAataatattcgccagctagcAGATGATCATGGCAGTGCCTTGCTGAAAGACAACGCACAGTTCATCATCAAAATCATGGCCATGGCTTGCTCTCCTGCGCGTGACGCCGAGGTTGCAGCATTGACGCGCGAAACCGAACCACTCACACAGCTCCGCGGTATTATGGAGGTGCTGGATAATATGAAGCTTGATATGGCCAACTTTGTGTTGGCAAACACCCGGGCCCAGTTCGTGCGCTACTCAGTCGAGTACGAGCGCAAGAAATTTGGCGATGTGCAGTCCATCTGCAAAAGCAACTTTCCCGATACCATGGCATGGTTGAAGCGTAATAAACCATCTAAGATGGATAAACCTTCAGTCGAAGGTGAGGAAGCGGCTGGTGGTTCGTCCGTCCGGCAGGAGGCACGCACGATCCAGCTGAACGATGTTCAGATGCCGGATTACTATATCAATGCGTACCAGGAGTTTCTTCAGCCGGACACAACGTACCCAATTCCAGAGCTGCTGAAGCTGGACCATGAGCGCATGGTGCAATTGAAGGAGCGGGCCTTGCGCATATGTACGTGCGCAACCGTAATGCAGCTGACTAATACGTTCTTTTGTAAACCTGCCAACTATCCGCAACGCCAAGATTTGGCTGCCAAGTTGGCCATCATCAGCACGGACTATCCTGCAAAAACCGAACTTAAGGAATTATTGCAACATCTCTGGCTGCAGGTGCGGGTCAGCATCATCGACCAGTTAACAAAAGAACAGCAAGATGACGCGACAGCCATGCTGCAGAACAATATTTTAGCCATTGACAGCAAGATGCCGGTGTATAGCCTCCTTTGGCGTAAGCTGATGATTTATCTGAAGGCACTGGTAATGGCCGAAAAGGAGGAAAACGTGGCTTTCCCTGACACCTACGTCGACTATCGTCCGGAAACGGCACAGGTTGCAGGACTTTTCAAACGGATCGTTACACATAACTTTGAGGTGTACGGCAACTTTTATCAAAAATCTATGCAGGAATGTTAA